DNA from Aureimonas sp. AU20:
ACCGATGTCGAGCTGGCCCGCGTCGAGCGTGAAGCCCTCGGGGATCGACTCGGCCGAGCAATGCACTTCGATGTCGTGGTGGACGACGTTGAGCGTGCCGTTCTTGCCCTTGATGCCGGGCGCCGCGTCTTCGTTCTCGAAGTGCACGGGGATGCGGACGGTCACGACCGTGCGCGCCGACACGCGGAGATAGTCGACATGGGTCAAGGTGTCCTTGACGACGTCGAGCTGGTAGTCCTTCGGCAGGACGCGGATCGACTGGCCGCCGACCTCGATCGTCGCGACGGTGGTCAGGAAGCCACCGGCGTGAAGCTTGAGGAAGGTTTCCTTGTAGGGGACGGCGATCGGCAGGGCGTCCTGCTTATCGCCGTAGATGACGGCCGGAACCATGTTGTTGCGGCGCAGATACCTGGCGGCCCCCTTGCCGACCTTCTCGCGCAGCTCGGCCTTGACCGTGTAGCTCTCGCTCATGATGAATTCCTTTTGGGTTCGTTCAGAGGTTGTCGAGGCGGTATCCGCCAGCGGCGGACCGAAACGACGAAAAGCGGCCATGGCAGGCCGCTTTTCGTCCGCGCTGCCTCCAAGGGTGTCCGCGCGGACGGGGTGCCTATAGCGCGGAGACGCCTTTTCCGCAAGAAGTGCGCGCCGATTGCAGCTCCGGGGCGTCGGGGCTAGGATTCCCGTGGCTCAGGAAAGAAGGCGCATGTCCACGCTCACCACGATCGGCTTCGATGCCGACGACACGCTTTGGCAGAACGAAACCTTCTTTCGGCTGACGGAGCAGCGCTTCGTCGACCTTCTCGCCGAGCATGGTGACGCCGCGGCGATCGGCCGACGCCTTCTCGACACGGAAAAGCGCAATCTCGAATTTTACGGCTTCGGCATCAAAGGCTTCACCCTGTCGATGATCGAGACCGCGATCCAGCTGACGGAGGGGAGGGCTCCCGCGAGCCTCGTCGAGGAGATCCTCGGTTTCGGCCGGGAGATGCTGCGTCACCCGGTCGAGACGCTGCCCGATGCGCGTGAGACGCTGGAGAGCCTGTCGGGCGAGTACCGCCTCGTGCTCATCACCAAGGGCGATCTGTTCGACCAGGAGCGCAAGCTCGCGGCCTCGAGGCTCGGCGATCTCTTCCAAGCCGTGGAGATCGTCTCGGACAAGACTGAGGCGACCTACGCCCGGATCTTCGCCCGGCATGGCGACGGGCCGGAGCGGGCCATGATGGTGGGCAACTCGCTGCGCTCGGACGTTCTACCCGCGCTCGCCGCCGGAAGCTGGGGCGTCCACATGCCCCATGAACTGACCTGGGAATACGAACACGCCGAGGCACCGCTGGAAGCGCCGCGATTTCGGCGCATCGAGGGGCTGGCAGACCTTCCCGCCCTGATCCGGTCGATCGGCGGGTAGAGCCGGGATCAGTCGAAGAGCGAGGAGACGGACTGCTCGGTCGTGGTGCGCGAGATGGCTTCGCCCAGCAGCGTCGCGGTGGTGACGACGCGGATGTTGCGGGCTTCGCGGATCGCCTTGGTCGGCTCGATCGAATCGGTGATGACCAGCTCTTCGATGCTGGAGGCGGCGATGCGCGCCACCGCCCCGCCGGACAGCACGCCATGCGTGATATAGGCGCGGACGCCCTTGGCGCCGGCTGCCATCAGCGCGTCCGCCGCGTTGCAGAGCGTGCCGCCGGAATCGATGATGTCGTCGATCAGGATGCAGTGCCGCCCCTTCACGTCGCCGATGATGTTCATCACCTCCGACTCACCCGGCTTTTCGCGGCGCTTGTCGACGATGGCCAGCGGCGCGTCGAGGCGCTTGGCGAGCGAGCGGGCGCGCACCACGCCGCCGACATCTGGCGAGACGACCATGACATGGTCGGTCTCCAGATGTTCCTTGATGTCGCGCGCCAGGAGGGGAACCGCGAAGAGATTGTCGGTCGGAATGTCGAAGAAGCCCTGGATCTGCCCGGCATGGAGATCCATCGTCATCACGCGGTCGGCGCCGGCCTCGGTGATGATGTTGGCCACCAGCTTGGCCGAGATCGGGGTGCGGCCGCCAGCCTTCCGATCCTGCCGCGCATAGCCGAAATAGGGCAGGACGGCGGTGATGCGTCGCGCCGAGGCGCGCCGCAGCGCGTCGATCATGATGAGCAGTTCCATCAGATGATCGTTGGCGGGATACGAGGTGGACTGAATGACGAAACAGTCCTCGCCGCGCACGTTCTCCTGGATTTCGACGAAGATTTCCTGGTCCGCGAAACGCTTCACCGATGCGAGGCCGAGAGGCAGCTCCAGATACTTGCCGATGGCTTCGGCGAGGCTGCGATTGGAGTTGCCGACAAAGAGTTTCATCGTGTCCCGCACCAGTGCATGAGGATTCGCGTCGCGCCGCTGAGCGAATTTGGAGACGCCGTCAAGCCGTCCGCCGTTGCGGCGCTCATAACAAGATCATGGAAAGATTCAAGCTTGCCGCCCATAAATCCGGTGGGAATGGCAAACGCCGCGTGGCATGGCGCCGACGCCCTCATCCGACGAAGGGAAGGTCGAGCGCCAGGCGCGAGAGCGATTCCGGCGCCCCGTCGGTGGTGAGGTAGGTCTGGCCGAGCGACATGGCCGTCTCGCTGTCGGAATCCATCAGGATCATATGCGCGAACAGCGTCATGCCCGGCCGGATCGGCTCGGCATTGCCCGACACGAACATCTGCGGCTCGATCCAGGAGGGCGCGAAGCGGGCGCCGACCGAGTAGCCGCAGGCCGACAGGCGATGGCGCACCATGTCATGCTCCTCAACCACGCGGGCATGGGCGTCGAACACGTCGCCGAACGTATGGCCCGGGCGCATCACGGCCTCGATCGCCGCCATTCCCTGCCGGGCCGCTTCGAACAGTTCCTCGTGCCGCATCAAGGGGCGCCCGACGATGACGGTGCGCATCGCGGGGGCATGGTAGTTGGCCCGCACGCCGGCCCATTCCACGGTTAGCTGGTCCTGCGCCGCCAGCGCGCGGCGACCCGAGCGGTAGCGGCAGAGCAGCGCGTCCGCGCCCGAGCCGAGGATGAAGGGATTGGCGGGATAGTCGCCGCCGGCGCGAAGGATCGAGCCTTGCAGCGCGTGGAGCAGTTCGGACTCGTCCGCGCCCTCGCGCACCAGGGGCATCATGGCCTCGAACGCGTCGTCGCCCATCCGGGCGGCCTCCCGGACATAAGCGATTTCCGCTTCGCTCTTCACCAGCCGCAGCGTCGGCACGAGATCGGAGGCGTCGAGCAGCGTCGCGAAGGACCCGAGCTTCTCCTCCACCAAGCGGCCGTTGGCGGCGGTCAGCCCCTGTGTCGCCCATTCCACGCCGACCCGCGCGCCGAGCAGGCCCATGTCGTCCATTACGTCGCGCAGCTCGATGGCGGGGTTCGCACCACCGCGATCGCGCCAGAGCACGATCGTCTCGATATTGGACGTGTGGCGCGCCTGCCGGAGATCGGCCGAGCGCGTCACGAGACGCATCTCGCCGTCGGCCTTCACCACCAGACACTGGAAGAAGTGGAAGCCGAATGTGTCGTAGCCGGTCAGCCAGTACATGGAGTCCTGGGCGAAGACGAGCAGCGCGTCCAGCTTGCGCTCGCTCATCTCGGCCTGGAGGCGGGCGCGACGGGTCGCGAATTCGTCCGGTGAAAAATGCAGCATGGGTCTCGCTCCGGCTGGCGGCGGCGGTCAGAGCAGAACGATGGCCGAAAGCTGACGGCCGTAGTCCGGCTCGCCGCGATGGGTCGTGCGGCGAAACGAGTAGAAGCGCGCTTCGTCGGCATAGGTACAGGCGCCGACGAAGGAGGCGTCCGCGCCGAGCCGCGCGAGCTTGGCCACGATATAGGCCGGCAGGTCGAGCTGTCGCTTCCCCTCGCTTCGGCCGGGAGCGAAGAAGCGGGCGTTGTCGCCGTCCTCGACCAGGAAGGGCTCCATCATCCCGGCGTCCACCTCGTAGTTCGGCTGGGTGATGGTGGGGCCGAGAACGGCCGTGATGCGCTCGCGCCGCGCACCGAGGCCTTCCATCGCCTCCACCGTCCGGTCGAGAACCCCGCCGAGCGCCCCGCGCCAGCCGGCATGGGCGGCGCCGATCACGCCGGCCTCCGCGTCGTTGAACAGGACTGGTCCGCAATCGGCTGTCACCACCCCGATAGGCAAGCCGCGCACTCGCGTCGCCACGCCATCGGCCTTGGGTCGTTCCGCGCCGAAGGGCGCGTCCACGACGGCGACGTCGGGCGAATGAATCTGCCAGGGCGTTGCAAGTGCGCCGTCCGCCCGGCCGAGAAAGCGCGCCGCGAGTGCCCGGTTCTCCGCCACGTCCGCCGGCACGTCGCTGGAGCCGGCGCCGACATTGAGACCGCGATAAAGCCCTTCGGAAACGCCGCCGGAGCGCGTGAAGAAGGCGTGGTCTACTCGGCCGGTGCGCCGCAGCGCCTCGACCTGCAGGACGTCGTCGGGCCGCAGGTGTGGGGAGGAAGCCGGGTTTCGATCGGGCATGGGCGGGATGGTGGGGGACGCGGCGTCGGGAGTCAACGAAACTCTCCTTCGGACAAGAAAGGCGGCAGCTCGAGCGCAAGGGTAGAGAGCGCGGCGACCTTGAACAGTTCGCCCATGTCGCTCGGTCCGTTTCCGGCGAGACGATGCACGGCCTGCGTCACGGCCGCGCGCCCGGCCTCGTCCAGCGGCGCGCCCAGCGCGCCGGCCCGCTCCAGCAGACCGAGCGCCAGGAGAAAGGCGCCCTGCGTCGTCGCGGCGGCGTGCCGCACGCCGGTGCCGCGCGCGACCTCCAGCACCCGCTCGAAATCCACATGGCTGGTGATATCGGCTTCTCCGGCCCGCTCCAGAACGGAAGCGAAGCGATGGCGACGCAGGGCCTGAAGCGTGTCGCCGAAGCCTGTGGAAGCATGACCGTAGTCGATCAGAACAGCGGCGCCGCCATGCGCCACGAGATGCCGCGACAGGTCCGCCACCACGCGATCGCGCTCTGGCGAAAATTCGAAGACCGCGCCCTCAGTCGGAGTCCCGAGCCGCGCCAGCGCCGCCGGGACGGCAGGCAGCGGCGCGCCGTCGCCAAGCTGGAGCGCTCCTTCATCGTTCAGCGTAACCTCGCACTCGCGCCAGGCACCGGCGGAAAAGCGGATCTGGCGGATGGCGATCGCGTCGAGAAGCTCGTTGCCGACGAGAAGAAGCGGCAGCGGCTCCAGTTCGCCAAGGCGCCGATGGCGCCCTATGGGCAGGTCGAAGCGCGACAGGCGCTCGATCTGCCGGGTTGCCAGCCGGTCGCTGGTTTCAACAAGGCGCACGCGCGCGGCGCGCAGCATGTCGCGGTCGAGTTGTCCCACGCTGCGCAGGATGTCGGCCATCAGCGAGCCGCGACCAGGGCCGATCTCGCACAGGAGAAAAGGCGAGGGTCGGCCCATTCCGCGCCACGCCGCCACCAACCAAGCGCCGAGGAGTTCGCCGAACATCTGGCTGATCTCGGGCGCGGTGGTGAAGTCGCCCGTCTCGCCGAACGGATCGCGGCTGGTGTAGTAGCCGTGGTCGCGGTCGAACAGGGCGATGTTCCAGAAGCGGTCGAGACGCATCGGACCCTCTGCCCTGATCGTCTCGCGCAAGCGCCGGTCGAGCGGCGTCGGCTCTCCGGCGCTCAAGCTTGGCTGGGCTCCGCCGGGGCGGGAGCGCGATAGGCACGTGGCTTGGCGGTCAGGACGGCCCAGACGCCGACGAGCAGCATGGGCACCGAGAGGATCATGCCCATCGTCACCCAGCCGGTGCCGAGGAGATAGCCGAGCTGCGCGTCCGGCATGCGGAAGAACTCCACGAAGATGCGGGCGCAGCCGTAGAGGAAGATGAAGACGCCAGCTGTCAGGCGCGGGCGGCCCAGGGCCTTCAGCCCATGCGTCATGAAGCGAAGTGCCAGAAACAGGACGATGCCTTCCAGCGCTGCCTCATAGAGCTGGCTGGGATGTCGCGGTTCCGGCCCGCCATGCGGAAAGACCATGGCCCAGGCGACGTTGCTCGGCGCGCCCCAAAGCTCGCCATTGATGAAATTGGCGATACGCCCGAAGAACAGGCCGAAGGGCACGGAGGCAGCCACGACGTCCACCAGCGAGAAGAAGGGCACTTTCTGCGTCCGGCAGAACAGGAGCATGGCGATCGTCACGCCGATCAGCCCGCCATGGAAGGACATGCCGCCTTCCCAGATGCGAAACGCCGAAAGCGGGTCGGCGGCGATCCGGTCGAAATCGTAGAAGAAGATCGAACCGAGCCGCCCGCCCGCCACGATGCCGATCGTGATCCAGACGATGAAATCGTCGATCTGCGTCTTCGTGATGGGCGAAACGCCGTTCGGCCAAAGGCGGGGGGTGGAGACGAGATGGCGCCCGTACATCCAGCCGCAGAGAATGCCCGCGACATAGGCGAGGCCATACCAGCGCAGCGCGATCGGGCCGATCTGGAGAAACACGGGATCGATCTGGGGATAGGTGAGGATGCCCAGGGCGGCTTGCGTCAGCATAGGCTCGAGATCTCTCTGGCTTCGGGGCGTGGCGCCGGCCGGGACCGTTTGCGACGGGTCGGCCTCGCGGTCAAGCCGCGCGGCGCTCCATTGCCAAGCGCCGCGCGACCGCCTACCTCCAAGGAACGTTGAAGCCATCGGAGCCCAGCCATGACCAACCGAGGACCGAACCGCATGTTGGACGAGTTCGCCCGCATGATGACCGACGCGGCCGGCGCGGCTCAGGGCGTGCGCCGCGAGATGGAAACCGTCTTCCGCACCCAGGGTGAGCGCTTCATCAACCAGATGGACCTCGTCCAGCGCGAGGAGTTCGAGGTCGTCCGCGAAATGGCGACCAAGGCTCGTCTGGAAAACGAGGCGCTGAAGAAGCGCATCGCCGAGCTGGAAGCGCGACTGGGCGGCGAGATCAAGCCGGCCGATGTGCCCGAGGCGATGTAGTCGATTTCTCTCTCTAAGAGAGGGAGCGAGGCGGTTCGGAGCCATCCGGGCCGCCTTTTTCGTGGCCCGAAACGGGACGGTGAGACGGTCGGAATCCGGCTTGCAAAGCGGCTCGAATCTTATCCACAGCCTATGCACAGATTTGTGCGGGACTCGCCGGAATACTTGCGAATCGGAAAAGCCTTTTCGGGGAGTCGCTTATCCCCGAAGGCTGGTTTCGACCACACCCGAAAACCCTTTGAAAACGATTAAAATCCCCGCTGCGCTCTGGCATCCGGAGTCCCGCTCTATACACTGATTCATAAGGTTGATTCGCCACGGCGGCGGTCGGCCCGGAGTGCGGAAGCGGGGCGTGCGAGGCACGCGCTCTGCGGACGGTGGGCAGCGTGCGGCGCCCGCTGGTCCCGTCTCAGGTGCGGCATGGGGATTGAGATGCAACTGGCAGAATGGGAACCGAGGCGTCACACCAACCCGGTGGACGTGATCGAGCGCGTCGCGTCGCGTCGCGAATGGGCCTTCGAGCGGTGCTGCGAGAACGAGATCGAAGTCGCCGTGGCGGGCGTCTGGTCCGACTATTCCGTCTCCTTCTGCTGGATGGAGGATGCGGAAGTCCTACACCTCGGATGTGCCTTTTCGATGAAGGTGCCGGCCCGGCGCGAGGGGGAGGTGCTGCGCCTTCTCGCCAAGATCAATGAGCAGCAGCTTCTCGGCCATTTCGACCTGTGGCCCTCGGAAGGAGCGGTGATGTTCCGGCACACGATGCTCCTGCCGGGCGGTCAGCAGCCTTCGGGCCAGCAGGCCGAGCGTCTTCTCGCGGCGGCGCTGGAAGCCTGCGAGCGCTACTATCAGGCCTTCCAGTTCGTGCTCTGGGCCGACCGGGACGCCGAAGGCGCCCTGGCCTGCGCCGTGTTCGACACGGTGGGGAACGCCTGACATGTCGGATGCATCGGGTTTTTCGGCGGGTAAGCTGACGCTTCTCGGCGGCGGCAA
Protein-coding regions in this window:
- a CDS encoding 50S ribosomal protein L25/general stress protein Ctc codes for the protein MSESYTVKAELREKVGKGAARYLRRNNMVPAVIYGDKQDALPIAVPYKETFLKLHAGGFLTTVATIEVGGQSIRVLPKDYQLDVVKDTLTHVDYLRVSARTVVTVRIPVHFENEDAAPGIKGKNGTLNVVHHDIEVHCSAESIPEGFTLDAGQLDIGDALHASDLKLPKGVSLSTDEDFVIATVVPPMGEEADEVEGAETAVAGEAEDK
- a CDS encoding HAD family hydrolase, translating into MSTLTTIGFDADDTLWQNETFFRLTEQRFVDLLAEHGDAAAIGRRLLDTEKRNLEFYGFGIKGFTLSMIETAIQLTEGRAPASLVEEILGFGREMLRHPVETLPDARETLESLSGEYRLVLITKGDLFDQERKLAASRLGDLFQAVEIVSDKTEATYARIFARHGDGPERAMMVGNSLRSDVLPALAAGSWGVHMPHELTWEYEHAEAPLEAPRFRRIEGLADLPALIRSIGG
- a CDS encoding ribose-phosphate pyrophosphokinase; its protein translation is MKLFVGNSNRSLAEAIGKYLELPLGLASVKRFADQEIFVEIQENVRGEDCFVIQSTSYPANDHLMELLIMIDALRRASARRITAVLPYFGYARQDRKAGGRTPISAKLVANIITEAGADRVMTMDLHAGQIQGFFDIPTDNLFAVPLLARDIKEHLETDHVMVVSPDVGGVVRARSLAKRLDAPLAIVDKRREKPGESEVMNIIGDVKGRHCILIDDIIDSGGTLCNAADALMAAGAKGVRAYITHGVLSGGAVARIAASSIEELVITDSIEPTKAIREARNIRVVTTATLLGEAISRTTTEQSVSSLFD
- a CDS encoding M24 family metallopeptidase, whose amino-acid sequence is MLHFSPDEFATRRARLQAEMSERKLDALLVFAQDSMYWLTGYDTFGFHFFQCLVVKADGEMRLVTRSADLRQARHTSNIETIVLWRDRGGANPAIELRDVMDDMGLLGARVGVEWATQGLTAANGRLVEEKLGSFATLLDASDLVPTLRLVKSEAEIAYVREAARMGDDAFEAMMPLVREGADESELLHALQGSILRAGGDYPANPFILGSGADALLCRYRSGRRALAAQDQLTVEWAGVRANYHAPAMRTVIVGRPLMRHEELFEAARQGMAAIEAVMRPGHTFGDVFDAHARVVEEHDMVRHRLSACGYSVGARFAPSWIEPQMFVSGNAEPIRPGMTLFAHMILMDSDSETAMSLGQTYLTTDGAPESLSRLALDLPFVG
- the pgeF gene encoding peptidoglycan editing factor PgeF — protein: MPDRNPASSPHLRPDDVLQVEALRRTGRVDHAFFTRSGGVSEGLYRGLNVGAGSSDVPADVAENRALAARFLGRADGALATPWQIHSPDVAVVDAPFGAERPKADGVATRVRGLPIGVVTADCGPVLFNDAEAGVIGAAHAGWRGALGGVLDRTVEAMEGLGARRERITAVLGPTITQPNYEVDAGMMEPFLVEDGDNARFFAPGRSEGKRQLDLPAYIVAKLARLGADASFVGACTYADEARFYSFRRTTHRGEPDYGRQLSAIVLL
- a CDS encoding class I SAM-dependent methyltransferase, producing MSAGEPTPLDRRLRETIRAEGPMRLDRFWNIALFDRDHGYYTSRDPFGETGDFTTAPEISQMFGELLGAWLVAAWRGMGRPSPFLLCEIGPGRGSLMADILRSVGQLDRDMLRAARVRLVETSDRLATRQIERLSRFDLPIGRHRRLGELEPLPLLLVGNELLDAIAIRQIRFSAGAWRECEVTLNDEGALQLGDGAPLPAVPAALARLGTPTEGAVFEFSPERDRVVADLSRHLVAHGGAAVLIDYGHASTGFGDTLQALRRHRFASVLERAGEADITSHVDFERVLEVARGTGVRHAAATTQGAFLLALGLLERAGALGAPLDEAGRAAVTQAVHRLAGNGPSDMGELFKVAALSTLALELPPFLSEGEFR
- the lgt gene encoding prolipoprotein diacylglyceryl transferase → MLTQAALGILTYPQIDPVFLQIGPIALRWYGLAYVAGILCGWMYGRHLVSTPRLWPNGVSPITKTQIDDFIVWITIGIVAGGRLGSIFFYDFDRIAADPLSAFRIWEGGMSFHGGLIGVTIAMLLFCRTQKVPFFSLVDVVAASVPFGLFFGRIANFINGELWGAPSNVAWAMVFPHGGPEPRHPSQLYEAALEGIVLFLALRFMTHGLKALGRPRLTAGVFIFLYGCARIFVEFFRMPDAQLGYLLGTGWVTMGMILSVPMLLVGVWAVLTAKPRAYRAPAPAEPSQA
- a CDS encoding accessory factor UbiK family protein — encoded protein: MLDEFARMMTDAAGAAQGVRREMETVFRTQGERFINQMDLVQREEFEVVREMATKARLENEALKKRIAELEARLGGEIKPADVPEAM
- a CDS encoding YbjN domain-containing protein codes for the protein MQLAEWEPRRHTNPVDVIERVASRREWAFERCCENEIEVAVAGVWSDYSVSFCWMEDAEVLHLGCAFSMKVPARREGEVLRLLAKINEQQLLGHFDLWPSEGAVMFRHTMLLPGGQQPSGQQAERLLAAALEACERYYQAFQFVLWADRDAEGALACAVFDTVGNA